A region from the Desulfomarina profundi genome encodes:
- a CDS encoding DUF3373 domain-containing protein, with protein sequence MVKKISVIALAGMLTLPALSMAGAGPNVADMERKIEELSRQLDELRAAMAAQSEQNQALAQNVEKLDGNVEDLGESLEDLDDRSEDWDLAARFKLYGDFRARMDFYNADSVFGRSVDNDTLFTNRFRLNMRVKATENVEFKGRLAMYKTWGNQSAFTDASGAMYPLFDGNVTRSPVGSSALYVDRAFVNWNNIAGLPMWFSIGRRPTTDGPPAQVRMGTDQRMATPMAFMDWPFDGVSLGYAWSWGVESLGTSRVRFCYGRGFEAGLQDESNHLDDTDFAGLSWDVMKKGNRFAYIQSFMAFNLFNYPNFQDPIINANFGSMSGMGDRRSLGNILHTSGVFQDKIADFNYFIAGGWSQTRPDYDGLLNDPFSPTGPNTDNENGYSFYAGIRYDLDQVGLKFGAEFNYGSENWLAMAPGHDEIYQSKLATRGQVYEVYTIWDLPTGEAISKYAKTFVRLGYQHYEYDYSGSGDWNFAPYDLSDAGDRAKLQMMGIDPIEKADQVYLTFEAFF encoded by the coding sequence ATGGTAAAGAAGATTTCCGTAATTGCACTGGCAGGGATGTTGACTCTGCCGGCCCTGTCAATGGCTGGTGCCGGGCCGAATGTTGCTGATATGGAGAGAAAGATTGAAGAGTTGAGTCGTCAGCTCGATGAGCTGCGGGCGGCCATGGCTGCGCAGTCCGAACAGAACCAGGCCCTGGCGCAGAACGTGGAAAAGCTCGACGGGAATGTGGAGGACCTGGGAGAAAGTCTGGAAGATCTTGATGATCGTTCAGAGGATTGGGATCTGGCTGCACGCTTTAAGCTGTATGGTGATTTCCGTGCCCGAATGGATTTTTACAATGCCGATTCTGTTTTTGGCCGCTCAGTTGACAATGATACCCTTTTCACCAACAGATTCCGTCTTAATATGCGTGTCAAGGCTACTGAAAATGTAGAATTCAAGGGTAGACTGGCGATGTACAAAACCTGGGGGAATCAGTCGGCTTTTACTGATGCAAGTGGAGCCATGTATCCTCTTTTTGACGGCAATGTAACAAGATCACCAGTTGGTTCCAGTGCTCTTTATGTGGACAGGGCTTTTGTGAACTGGAATAATATCGCCGGCCTTCCCATGTGGTTCTCCATTGGACGTCGGCCGACTACAGATGGACCTCCTGCTCAGGTTCGCATGGGAACAGACCAGCGGATGGCAACCCCTATGGCCTTTATGGACTGGCCCTTTGATGGTGTGTCCCTGGGGTATGCCTGGAGTTGGGGTGTGGAGAGTCTTGGAACCAGTCGGGTGCGGTTCTGCTATGGACGTGGATTTGAGGCTGGCCTTCAGGATGAGTCCAATCATCTTGACGATACCGATTTTGCCGGTCTCAGCTGGGATGTCATGAAAAAAGGTAACAGGTTTGCCTATATTCAGAGCTTTATGGCATTTAATCTTTTCAACTATCCGAATTTCCAGGATCCGATTATCAATGCCAATTTTGGCAGCATGAGTGGTATGGGTGATAGAAGAAGTCTCGGCAATATCCTCCATACTTCCGGTGTATTCCAGGATAAGATTGCTGATTTCAACTATTTTATTGCCGGTGGCTGGTCACAGACGAGGCCCGATTATGATGGTCTCCTTAATGATCCTTTCAGCCCGACAGGACCTAATACCGACAATGAAAATGGGTATTCCTTCTATGCCGGTATCAGGTACGATCTGGATCAGGTCGGTTTGAAATTCGGTGCGGAATTTAACTACGGTTCGGAAAACTGGCTGGCTATGGCTCCGGGACATGATGAAATTTATCAGTCCAAACTGGCGACTCGTGGTCAGGTTTATGAGGTGTATACCATCTGGGATCTTCCCACTGGTGAGGCAATTTCCAAATATGCAAAAACATTTGTTCGTTTGGGATACCAGCACTACGAGTATGACTATTCCGGTTCCGGAGACTGGAATTTCGCACCATATGACCTGAGTGATGCGGGAGATCGTGCTAAACTGCAGATGATGGGAATAGATCCAATTGAGAAAGCGGATCAGGTTTATCTGACCTTTGAGGCTTTTTTCTAA
- the pgeF gene encoding peptidoglycan editing factor PgeF produces MKIEEILAVDGCACRYGFFNRYGGGSFPPYDSLNCSFGVGDREEAVRENRMVIQEKMESPVLLSARQVHGDTIFSLKTSLEENREVDGVDSLITNQRGVGLMIQQADCQAVLLHDPREKVIAAIHCGWRGNVINILGKTVSRLQSDFGVLPGNLYGIISPSLGPCCAEFIHYRTELPDSFLPFMVRPSYFDFREISRQQLLDAGLSDSNVRMDGSCTSCSEDFFSYRRARRQGDGITGRNCSVIIMD; encoded by the coding sequence GTGAAAATTGAGGAAATTCTGGCGGTTGACGGTTGTGCCTGCCGGTATGGCTTTTTCAACAGATATGGAGGTGGTAGTTTTCCCCCGTACGATTCCCTGAATTGCAGTTTTGGGGTGGGGGACAGGGAGGAGGCTGTCCGGGAGAATCGGATGGTAATTCAGGAGAAGATGGAAAGTCCTGTTCTTCTTTCGGCCCGCCAGGTCCATGGAGATACAATTTTTTCCCTGAAGACTTCCCTGGAGGAAAACAGGGAAGTTGACGGTGTGGACAGCCTGATAACGAATCAGAGGGGTGTTGGTCTTATGATTCAGCAGGCAGACTGCCAGGCGGTTCTTCTTCATGATCCACGGGAAAAGGTTATTGCAGCCATTCATTGTGGATGGCGGGGAAATGTTATTAATATTCTGGGAAAGACAGTGAGCCGCCTGCAGTCCGATTTTGGTGTTTTACCCGGCAATCTATATGGGATTATCAGTCCTTCCCTGGGGCCATGTTGTGCCGAATTTATCCATTATAGAACGGAACTGCCGGACTCGTTCCTCCCTTTTATGGTTCGTCCAAGTTATTTTGATTTTCGGGAAATTTCCAGGCAGCAGTTACTCGATGCCGGGTTATCGGATTCCAATGTAAGAATGGATGGAAGCTGTACCAGTTGTTCTGAAGATTTTTTTTCCTACCGTAGAGCCAGACGGCAGGGAGATGGTATTACTGGTAGAAACTGTTCCGTAATTATCATGGATTGA
- a CDS encoding response regulator, whose translation MRILIVEDDAKISSFIAKGFKESGFNVDVCGDGESGLNQALTNEYDAAVIDLMLPRLDGLSLIESLRTEGVNTPVLILSAKQSVDDRIQGLQRGGDDYMIKPFSFSELLARIKALIRRDRKSTLPTSLSVGDLEMDLLKHEVYRGGEKIELPAKEYALLEYMMRNAGVVLSKTAILERVYDYSFDPQTNVVDVLVCRLRNKVDKDFNEKMIHTVRGVGYVLKAE comes from the coding sequence ATGCGCATACTCATTGTAGAAGATGATGCTAAAATAAGCTCCTTTATCGCAAAAGGTTTCAAGGAGTCAGGTTTTAATGTGGATGTTTGTGGGGACGGTGAGTCTGGTTTGAATCAGGCCCTGACAAATGAATATGATGCCGCTGTGATAGACCTGATGCTTCCCCGCCTGGATGGCTTGAGTTTGATCGAATCCCTGCGGACGGAAGGAGTGAATACTCCTGTCCTGATTCTCAGTGCCAAACAGTCAGTAGATGATCGAATCCAGGGATTGCAGAGGGGAGGCGATGATTATATGATCAAACCTTTTTCTTTCAGTGAGCTTCTGGCAAGGATAAAAGCCCTGATACGCAGGGACAGGAAATCCACTCTGCCAACCTCCCTCAGTGTTGGAGATTTGGAAATGGATCTGCTGAAGCATGAGGTGTACCGGGGAGGAGAGAAAATAGAATTACCGGCCAAGGAGTATGCTCTTCTTGAATATATGATGCGCAATGCAGGGGTGGTTCTCTCCAAAACGGCGATTCTGGAACGTGTATATGACTACTCCTTCGATCCCCAGACCAATGTGGTGGATGTCCTTGTCTGCCGGTTGAGAAATAAGGTGGACAAGGATTTTAACGAAAAGATGATCCATACAGTCAGGGGCGTGGGCTATGTCCTTAAAGCTGAGTAG
- a CDS encoding sensor histidine kinase — protein sequence MSLKLSREDISWSRIKRALPLFLLLWFGCGLLAALLLFTVRGRLQEIERGTTRKMLNDYLAAGNSVDFHLGLIPMGSREPLRGLAFIRMVRGIDHVILVNEHGENLDIKALVNLPPIEEGVWLHIGSGREQRILTIVSGKYGDNVLVQAGMDSRTVYSIYRRLEKQTVLTVLLSSLVLLPLALLYVRLSLEPLVSTEKSISELIQRPKTTLLPEQGNGPELDRLYKQINSLLVQNRQLVKEMQDSLDNVAHDLRTPMTRLRSVAEYGLQADNDSGKLREALSDCLEESERVLAMLKIMMSVAEAESGTMRLDLQRCEVGELLAEIVTLYEYVAEEKKVKVSFEMEEKVYLIIDRTRISQVWANLLDNAIKYGKAGGWVKISAGVEGRYCLVVFEDNGMGISENEQGRIWERLYRGDRSRSEKGLGLGLNYVRAVVETHGGSVTVRSVLHEGSHFEVRLPLDQLAIQEKSQTSGE from the coding sequence ATGTCCTTAAAGCTGAGTAGAGAGGATATTTCCTGGTCAAGAATAAAACGGGCCTTGCCCCTGTTTCTCCTGCTCTGGTTTGGTTGTGGATTGCTGGCTGCCCTGCTTCTTTTTACTGTTCGGGGGCGTCTGCAGGAGATCGAGAGGGGGACAACCAGGAAAATGCTCAACGATTACCTGGCAGCTGGTAATTCAGTGGATTTTCACCTCGGTCTTATTCCCATGGGAAGTCGGGAGCCGTTGCGGGGGCTCGCGTTTATAAGAATGGTTCGTGGCATTGACCATGTGATTCTGGTCAATGAACATGGTGAGAATCTGGATATTAAGGCCCTGGTTAACCTGCCTCCCATAGAGGAGGGAGTCTGGCTCCATATCGGCAGCGGCAGGGAACAGAGAATATTGACCATTGTTTCAGGAAAATATGGGGATAATGTTCTTGTCCAGGCGGGTATGGATAGTCGTACGGTTTACAGTATCTACAGAAGGCTGGAAAAACAGACGGTACTGACTGTTCTTCTCAGTTCTCTGGTTCTTTTGCCACTTGCACTGTTGTATGTCAGGTTGAGCCTGGAACCGCTTGTTTCAACAGAGAAATCAATCAGTGAGCTTATTCAGCGGCCGAAAACGACTCTTCTCCCCGAACAGGGTAACGGACCGGAGCTGGACAGGCTGTATAAACAGATCAATTCCCTGCTCGTTCAAAATCGCCAGCTTGTTAAGGAGATGCAGGATTCTCTTGACAATGTCGCCCATGACCTGCGTACACCTATGACCAGGTTGCGATCCGTAGCCGAATATGGACTGCAGGCCGATAACGATAGTGGTAAGCTGAGGGAGGCCCTGTCCGACTGCCTGGAAGAATCGGAACGGGTGCTGGCCATGTTGAAAATCATGATGAGTGTGGCGGAAGCGGAATCCGGAACCATGCGTCTTGACCTGCAGCGATGTGAAGTCGGTGAACTTCTGGCGGAAATTGTCACTCTCTATGAGTATGTCGCCGAGGAAAAAAAGGTGAAAGTCAGTTTTGAGATGGAGGAGAAAGTTTACCTGATCATTGATCGGACAAGAATTTCTCAGGTCTGGGCCAATCTGCTTGATAATGCAATTAAATACGGAAAAGCAGGGGGATGGGTGAAAATATCTGCCGGAGTTGAGGGAAGATACTGTCTGGTCGTTTTTGAAGATAATGGTATGGGTATTTCCGAAAATGAACAGGGACGTATCTGGGAGAGATTGTACCGGGGGGATCGCAGTCGCTCGGAAAAAGGCCTGGGTCTGGGATTGAATTACGTGCGAGCGGTGGTTGAGACCCACGGGGGAAGCGTAACGGTCAGGTCTGTCCTGCACGAAGGCAGCCACTTTGAGGTACGACTGCCCCTGGATCAGCTCGCAATACAGGAAAAATCACAGACCAGCGGGGAGTGA
- a CDS encoding endonuclease/exonuclease/phosphatase family protein → MRLLLYNIRYATGHKNGYHLPLPFSGFFKKTDVNLQRIINFISSVNPDIVALVEVDSGSYRSGKFCQARTIARQLGFEYVVENKYPGDSIAQIVPLLNRQSNALLTRQGIISHTFHYFEQGVKRLVIQTDLQEIAIFIVHLSLKYRHRQNQLEYLHNLTLKTDKELIIAGDFNTFWGSGELSLFLAATGLKNANVGNAPSHPSHAPQRQIDFILHSEGIRIDNFYIPDVRLSDHSPLVCDFSCIAS, encoded by the coding sequence ATGCGATTACTTCTCTACAATATACGTTACGCAACCGGACATAAAAACGGTTATCATCTGCCCCTGCCATTTTCCGGTTTCTTTAAAAAAACTGATGTCAATCTCCAGCGGATAATCAATTTTATCTCATCCGTCAATCCTGATATTGTCGCTCTGGTGGAGGTGGACTCCGGCTCCTACAGATCCGGGAAATTCTGCCAGGCCAGAACCATTGCCAGACAACTGGGGTTCGAGTACGTTGTGGAGAATAAATATCCAGGGGACTCCATCGCCCAGATCGTTCCCCTGCTCAACCGACAGTCAAACGCCCTGCTGACCCGGCAGGGAATAATCAGCCATACCTTTCATTACTTTGAACAGGGTGTGAAAAGGCTGGTTATCCAGACAGATCTGCAGGAAATCGCCATCTTTATCGTTCACCTTTCGCTCAAGTACAGACACAGGCAGAACCAGTTGGAATATCTGCATAATCTGACGCTGAAAACCGACAAGGAGCTGATCATTGCCGGAGACTTCAACACGTTCTGGGGCAGTGGCGAGTTAAGCCTTTTTCTGGCTGCAACCGGCCTGAAAAATGCCAACGTTGGCAATGCCCCCTCGCATCCCAGCCATGCTCCGCAACGGCAGATCGACTTTATTCTCCACAGCGAGGGAATACGAATTGACAATTTCTATATTCCCGATGTCAGGCTCTCTGATCACTCCCCGCTGGTCTGTGATTTTTCCTGTATTGCGAGCTGA
- a CDS encoding DMT family transporter codes for MTKSRLQELLPVLALLLAMVLWASSFIALKIAFVEYDPVVVIFGRMLVATLCFLLVGKRLARSLDYRAGDYRLILFMAFCEPCLYFIFEAKAVENTTASQAGMITAMLPVLVMVAASLILKEKVSWRGWLGALVAVTGVCWLTLESSPSSDAPNPVLGNFLEFMAMVCATGYTIALKRLTSRYSPFLLTAVQALVGSFFYFPLLFLPGTVMPSAFHLSSALAIVYLGAVITLGAYGLYNYAVKYVPASRATLYVNLIPVYTVILSWMILGETFSLTQCVAALVIIGGVYISQVKNNT; via the coding sequence GTGACAAAATCCCGATTACAGGAACTGCTTCCGGTACTGGCCCTGTTACTGGCCATGGTGCTTTGGGCCAGTTCTTTTATTGCTCTGAAGATTGCTTTTGTGGAGTATGATCCTGTAGTTGTGATTTTCGGGCGTATGCTGGTGGCAACACTTTGTTTTCTCCTGGTGGGCAAACGTCTTGCACGTTCACTGGATTATCGTGCCGGGGATTACAGGCTCATTCTCTTCATGGCATTCTGTGAGCCATGTCTCTATTTTATTTTTGAAGCAAAGGCTGTCGAAAATACTACAGCCTCACAGGCAGGCATGATTACGGCCATGCTGCCTGTTCTGGTGATGGTGGCAGCATCACTCATCCTGAAGGAAAAAGTGAGCTGGAGAGGATGGCTTGGAGCCCTGGTTGCTGTGACGGGAGTCTGCTGGCTGACCCTGGAATCGTCCCCGTCCTCTGATGCACCAAATCCTGTCCTGGGCAACTTTCTGGAGTTCATGGCCATGGTCTGTGCCACGGGTTATACCATTGCCCTGAAACGTCTGACCAGCCGCTATTCTCCTTTTCTGCTCACTGCAGTTCAGGCACTTGTGGGCAGTTTCTTTTATTTTCCACTGCTTTTTCTGCCGGGAACGGTCATGCCGAGTGCCTTTCATCTGTCTTCGGCTCTGGCCATAGTATACTTGGGGGCGGTCATCACTCTCGGGGCATACGGTCTGTATAACTATGCCGTGAAATATGTTCCTGCCAGCAGGGCTACACTGTATGTCAATCTCATCCCTGTGTATACCGTCATACTGAGCTGGATGATACTCGGGGAAACCTTTTCATTGACTCAATGTGTTGCAGCTCTGGTAATAATCGGCGGTGTTTATATCAGCCAGGTAAAAAACAACACCTGA
- a CDS encoding DUF533 domain-containing protein, with protein MFNAEKLLGKLVQEVIGSGRGKGSMLGNLASSGGLMTAIGLGVGAFEILKDQNRQQEVPPPPPPPGSSQATPPPPPPGSGPPPPPVPPRELTVNLDNSELAIRMIQVIISAAYADGFVDEDEKKAILDQFGKAELSWEENDFLLEQMRNPKSVEELAENIADPAVCKAMYTLAVQSVPIDTPEERQWFDRFAQALALDVETRKGIETGAE; from the coding sequence ATGTTTAATGCAGAAAAACTCCTTGGAAAACTCGTACAGGAAGTGATCGGTTCCGGCAGGGGTAAAGGATCAATGCTGGGAAATCTTGCCTCCAGTGGAGGACTGATGACAGCAATTGGTCTCGGGGTTGGCGCTTTTGAAATCTTGAAAGATCAAAACAGACAGCAAGAGGTTCCTCCCCCTCCTCCTCCACCTGGAAGTTCCCAGGCAACACCCCCTCCGCCTCCACCTGGCTCCGGCCCGCCACCTCCACCTGTTCCTCCCCGGGAATTGACAGTAAATCTTGATAACAGTGAGCTGGCAATACGAATGATCCAGGTAATAATCAGTGCCGCTTACGCCGATGGCTTTGTCGATGAAGATGAGAAAAAAGCGATACTCGATCAATTTGGAAAGGCGGAACTGAGCTGGGAAGAAAATGACTTTCTTCTGGAACAGATGCGCAACCCGAAATCCGTTGAAGAACTGGCAGAGAACATTGCAGACCCTGCCGTCTGCAAGGCCATGTATACCCTGGCAGTACAATCTGTACCCATTGACACTCCGGAAGAGAGACAATGGTTTGATCGGTTCGCACAGGCTTTGGCTCTTGACGTGGAAACCAGAAAAGGTATTGAGACAGGGGCGGAATAA
- the pta gene encoding phosphate acetyltransferase codes for MSNTLYVAATEPRSGKSAVSLGLMELLTRNIKKVAFFRPLIDVDHSRRELDNTINLIRSQYSLETEYEEMYGFTVTEASQLLAMGRQTEFIEGVMAKFQALGEKADFVLCEGVELEGATASFDFDINVDIITNLGCPVVLVAGGRRAKGPDDLVRSIKVYHESLVERKCDIVATIVNRVNPDDLETVEKRLVERKAGRDELLYVIPNNENLGNPSVGEVARLLKAEILYGGKNLTRHVRSFTIAAMQLRNLLERIEYGTLIITPGDRSDVVLACLAAVQSMTMPNISGIMLTGGLVPESPVQKVIEGFQDLVPIIAVGENTYQAAIRVENIHASITPDNTRKIVQALAVFERHVNMEELGEKIIKTRTTTVTPKMFESRLLQRAKIRKQHIVLPEGENDRILKAAEILLRRDVVDVTLLGREEKVKKRIASLGLHLEKATVIEPKKSLWFEDYARTYYNLRKDKGITLENSRDIMNNLNYFGTMMIYKGHADGMVSGASHTTAETIRPAFQFIKTSPGCSIVSSVLLMCLNDRVLAYGDCAINPDPTAEELAEIALSSAQTAELFGIVPRVAMLSYSSGSSGKGRQVDKVRKATELAQEKALEFYPGLEIEGPIQYDAAVDPEVARTKMPDSKVAGRATVFVFPDLNTGNNTYKAVQRSAGAVVIGPILQGLRKPVNDLSRGCLVPDIVNTVAITAIQAQAEKNV; via the coding sequence ATGTCGAATACTCTTTATGTGGCCGCAACTGAGCCACGTAGCGGCAAATCGGCCGTCAGCCTGGGGCTGATGGAACTTTTAACACGCAATATCAAGAAAGTTGCCTTTTTCAGACCTCTTATTGATGTGGATCATTCCCGCCGAGAGCTTGATAACACAATAAACCTGATCAGGAGCCAGTACAGTCTGGAGACAGAGTATGAGGAGATGTACGGCTTCACTGTAACCGAGGCCAGTCAGTTGCTGGCCATGGGAAGACAGACTGAATTTATTGAAGGGGTAATGGCAAAGTTTCAGGCTCTTGGGGAAAAAGCTGATTTCGTTCTCTGCGAAGGAGTGGAGCTTGAAGGAGCGACGGCTTCCTTTGATTTTGATATCAATGTCGATATCATAACCAATCTCGGTTGTCCAGTGGTGCTTGTTGCCGGAGGGCGACGGGCCAAGGGGCCGGACGATCTGGTCAGGTCCATCAAGGTATATCACGAGTCTCTTGTGGAAAGAAAATGTGATATTGTCGCAACGATCGTTAATCGGGTGAATCCTGATGACCTGGAAACGGTTGAAAAAAGATTGGTCGAAAGAAAAGCAGGTCGGGATGAGTTGCTTTACGTTATTCCCAACAACGAAAACCTGGGTAATCCTTCAGTCGGAGAGGTGGCCCGGTTATTGAAGGCCGAGATACTGTACGGTGGGAAAAACCTCACACGCCATGTCCGCAGTTTTACCATTGCCGCCATGCAGCTGCGCAATCTCTTGGAACGGATTGAATATGGAACATTGATTATTACTCCGGGAGATCGTTCAGACGTGGTCCTGGCCTGTCTCGCGGCAGTCCAGTCCATGACTATGCCCAATATCTCCGGTATCATGCTTACTGGAGGATTGGTGCCTGAATCGCCTGTACAAAAAGTTATAGAAGGGTTTCAGGATTTGGTGCCCATTATTGCGGTGGGAGAAAATACATACCAGGCGGCCATTCGGGTTGAAAATATTCATGCATCCATTACCCCTGATAATACGCGGAAAATAGTTCAGGCCCTGGCCGTCTTTGAGCGTCATGTGAATATGGAGGAGCTGGGCGAAAAGATCATCAAGACCAGAACTACGACGGTAACACCCAAGATGTTTGAATCCCGCCTGCTGCAGCGCGCTAAAATCCGAAAACAGCACATTGTCCTGCCTGAAGGAGAAAATGACCGTATTCTGAAGGCCGCGGAGATTCTGCTTCGCCGGGATGTTGTGGATGTTACTCTCCTTGGTCGTGAAGAGAAGGTGAAAAAGAGAATCGCCAGCCTGGGTCTGCACCTGGAGAAGGCGACTGTCATAGAGCCGAAAAAATCATTGTGGTTCGAAGATTATGCCCGAACCTACTATAACCTTCGCAAAGATAAAGGGATTACCCTGGAAAATTCCCGGGACATCATGAACAATCTCAATTATTTCGGAACAATGATGATCTACAAGGGTCATGCTGACGGTATGGTTTCCGGTGCCAGCCATACCACGGCTGAAACAATTCGACCGGCCTTTCAGTTTATCAAGACCAGTCCGGGATGCTCTATCGTTTCCAGTGTTCTCTTGATGTGTCTCAATGACCGGGTACTTGCCTATGGGGATTGCGCCATAAATCCTGATCCCACCGCAGAGGAACTGGCGGAAATAGCGCTCAGTTCAGCTCAGACAGCAGAACTGTTCGGTATCGTTCCCCGGGTGGCAATGCTTTCATATTCCTCCGGAAGTTCCGGAAAAGGACGACAGGTCGACAAGGTCAGAAAGGCAACTGAACTGGCACAGGAAAAGGCCCTGGAGTTTTATCCCGGCCTGGAGATTGAGGGCCCGATTCAGTATGATGCTGCCGTCGACCCGGAGGTGGCCCGCACAAAAATGCCTGACAGCAAAGTTGCGGGCAGGGCTACGGTTTTTGTGTTCCCTGATCTCAATACAGGAAACAATACATACAAAGCTGTTCAGCGATCTGCAGGTGCCGTGGTAATCGGCCCGATCCTCCAGGGGTTGCGAAAGCCGGTGAATGATCTGAGTCGTGGCTGTCTGGTACCAGATATCGTTAATACCGTTGCCATTACGGCAATCCAGGCTCAGGCGGAGAAGAACGTCTGA